From one Melioribacteraceae bacterium genomic stretch:
- a CDS encoding TRAP transporter small permease subunit: MLLEKIAHKIENLSEKIGKSVSWLAFVLVLLVCFDVVSRYLFKFSSVAVQELEWHLFAVIFLIGAAYTLKHDEHVRVDLIYSRLSQKAQALINILGTILFLIPFCLMIVYASQNFVISSFNMSETSPDPGGLPARYILKAILPISFLLILIQSFALIIRSLVQFRKASYKENL, from the coding sequence TTGTTACTTGAAAAAATTGCCCACAAAATTGAAAATCTCAGTGAAAAAATTGGGAAAAGTGTTTCTTGGTTAGCCTTCGTTTTAGTCCTTCTTGTTTGCTTCGATGTAGTCTCGCGATATCTTTTTAAGTTTAGCAGTGTTGCTGTTCAAGAATTAGAATGGCATTTATTTGCTGTAATTTTTCTTATCGGTGCGGCATATACTTTAAAACATGATGAGCATGTTAGAGTTGATTTGATTTATTCTCGCCTTTCTCAAAAAGCTCAAGCACTAATTAATATTTTGGGAACGATTTTATTTTTAATCCCGTTTTGTTTGATGATTGTTTATGCATCACAAAATTTTGTTATATCCTCATTTAATATGTCAGAAACCTCACCCGATCCGGGCGGACTTCCGGCTAGATATATTCTCAAAGCAATTCTACCAATTTCGTTTTTATTAATTCTAATTCAGAGTTTTGCTCTAATCATTCGTTCGCTCGTGCAATTCAGAAAAGCTTCTTACAAGGAAAATTTATGA
- a CDS encoding galactokinase family protein, with protein sequence MKTKKSNANDIQTKLELGFELNFGTSNSVKYFQSPSSIILMGDHTQYNDGIMIATVVDSFVYFACQKSQKKIEIAYNNQKISGDLTGGFKDSSDDKLLHSLIHLINNLIKGNYIKCGFECFIKNETSKVFGLGNHAAAMMGFMKSLSSTSCFDLNNHQMVEVAVKSETELFGPVVSKTLFYASLMHKEHSLLYHDSRTDFKKFLPINENIRLVICNTNVEKENFHERCKDRIVECEVGVKGLRLYIWGIKNLRDVEEKFLERHIHMLPKRLYSRCLYNVLERKLVEDAYKHLRNNEIEEFAINLNKTHKLLAEHYEISSVTMDKLVSIAEESKICLGSKMVSCSYHDSTINLVYKKNLDKFSTHVSTKYVSKNGSELVIEDYGISEGANQLKINQKHTVYRN encoded by the coding sequence ATGAAGACGAAGAAAAGTAACGCAAATGATATCCAAACAAAGTTAGAATTGGGTTTTGAACTAAACTTTGGAACTTCAAACTCGGTAAAATATTTTCAAAGCCCGTCAAGCATAATTCTAATGGGAGATCACACACAGTACAACGATGGAATAATGATTGCGACTGTTGTTGATAGCTTCGTGTATTTCGCTTGCCAAAAAAGTCAAAAAAAAATTGAAATTGCTTATAATAACCAGAAAATATCCGGTGATTTAACAGGTGGTTTTAAAGATTCTTCAGACGATAAACTACTACATAGTTTAATTCACCTGATCAACAATCTAATAAAAGGAAATTATATTAAATGCGGTTTTGAGTGTTTCATTAAAAATGAAACTTCTAAAGTGTTTGGGCTTGGTAATCATGCCGCTGCAATGATGGGATTCATGAAATCTTTATCGAGCACTTCGTGTTTTGACCTCAACAATCATCAAATGGTTGAAGTGGCTGTAAAATCGGAAACCGAATTATTCGGTCCTGTTGTAAGCAAAACACTGTTTTATGCTTCACTTATGCACAAAGAACATTCACTTTTATATCATGATAGCAGAACGGACTTCAAAAAATTTTTACCGATAAATGAAAATATTCGGCTTGTTATTTGCAATACTAATGTCGAAAAAGAAAATTTTCATGAAAGATGTAAAGATAGAATTGTTGAATGTGAAGTTGGTGTGAAAGGTTTACGCTTATACATTTGGGGAATTAAAAACTTACGTGATGTGGAAGAAAAATTTCTTGAAAGACATATTCATATGCTTCCCAAAAGATTGTATTCAAGATGTCTTTACAACGTGCTGGAAAGAAAATTGGTCGAAGATGCATACAAGCATCTTCGAAATAATGAAATTGAGGAATTCGCAATTAATCTAAACAAGACTCATAAACTTTTGGCAGAGCATTATGAAATAAGCTCAGTGACTATGGATAAATTAGTATCAATTGCTGAAGAATCAAAAATTTGTTTAGGAAGCAAAATGGTCAGTTGTTCGTATCATGATTCAACAATTAATTTAGTGTATAAAAAGAATCTTGACAAGTTTAGCACGCATGTTTCAACAAAGTACGTTTCAAAGAATGGATCCGAATTAGTAATTGAAGATTACGGAATTTCCGAAGGTGCAAATCAATTGAAAATAAACCAAAAGCACACTGTTTACAGAAATTAA
- a CDS encoding tetratricopeptide repeat protein, whose amino-acid sequence MPYSEEFFDNNDEQYFEDEDIQEKVNSCKQIVSTGQTFSYLENIEETIELCLEYDFVEDGLFLCDAVLDITPYNSEVWQFKGMLLNNKFDFDNAYVAFNKSLSLNPNDVETLINKSIAEENLNLYPDAVETLEKALQLEPNNEEVLFSLGLLNERQENYREAIEYFKKAIEADSSYSESWYELGYCYESIDELDEALKVYEKFLDLEPHSPTGWYNKGIVQIRMGDFAKSADSFELSIALKDDFASSWFNLGVAYANMNKINDSLSSFKRAAEIDPYDESIFLNIGQAYEDLGDLNMAIKSYTKSISLDEDYYEAYLARGYCYDMLGKYRLALRDFNKAISITTNPTDAWSAKADLEYSLGHLKDSINCYINAIQADNKNFNAWFKLAETHIEVGSWLDALAAFEECLNLRPNHANSYYGKAKIFFLLNRTSEAISCLKSAFNLDPTIKNDFAKEYPEVKTSKLFNKLIQEN is encoded by the coding sequence ATGCCCTATTCTGAAGAATTTTTTGACAACAATGATGAGCAATATTTCGAAGACGAAGACATTCAAGAAAAAGTAAATTCATGTAAGCAGATTGTATCAACCGGTCAAACATTTTCATACTTAGAAAACATTGAAGAAACTATTGAACTTTGCCTGGAGTATGATTTTGTTGAAGACGGTTTATTCTTATGTGATGCAGTATTGGATATTACACCATATAACTCTGAAGTTTGGCAGTTCAAAGGGATGTTGCTGAATAATAAATTTGATTTTGATAATGCATATGTAGCTTTCAATAAATCGCTTTCATTAAATCCAAATGACGTCGAAACATTAATAAACAAATCCATCGCTGAAGAGAATTTAAATCTCTATCCGGATGCAGTTGAAACACTTGAGAAAGCCCTTCAATTAGAACCAAACAATGAAGAAGTGCTGTTCAGTTTAGGATTGCTTAATGAAAGACAAGAAAACTATCGCGAAGCGATCGAGTATTTCAAGAAGGCAATTGAAGCCGACAGTTCTTATTCAGAATCTTGGTATGAACTCGGTTACTGCTATGAAAGCATAGATGAACTTGATGAAGCATTAAAAGTATATGAAAAGTTTTTAGATTTAGAACCGCACAGTCCTACCGGATGGTATAATAAAGGTATTGTACAAATTAGAATGGGTGATTTTGCAAAATCCGCAGATAGCTTTGAATTATCAATAGCTCTTAAAGATGACTTTGCCAGCTCATGGTTTAATTTAGGTGTTGCATACGCAAATATGAATAAAATTAATGACTCACTGTCTTCATTTAAAAGAGCAGCCGAAATTGATCCTTATGATGAATCAATATTTCTTAATATCGGTCAAGCATATGAAGACCTTGGTGATCTGAACATGGCAATAAAAAGTTACACAAAATCGATTAGTCTTGATGAAGATTATTACGAAGCATATTTGGCGAGAGGTTATTGCTACGATATGCTTGGTAAATACAGGCTTGCGCTGAGAGATTTCAACAAAGCTATTTCAATTACCACAAATCCAACCGATGCTTGGTCGGCGAAAGCTGATTTAGAATATTCCCTTGGTCATTTAAAGGACTCAATAAATTGTTATATCAATGCTATTCAAGCTGATAATAAAAATTTTAATGCGTGGTTCAAACTTGCCGAAACTCATATTGAAGTAGGAAGCTGGCTTGATGCACTTGCTGCATTTGAAGAATGCTTGAATCTCAGACCGAATCATGCAAATAGTTATTACGGTAAAGCTAAAATTTTCTTTTTACTAAACAGAACATCTGAAGCAATTTCTTGCTTAAAGTCGGCGTTTAATCTTGATCCGACAATAAAAAACGATTTTGCAAAAGAGTATCCCGAAGTTAAGACTTCAAAACTTTTTAATAAACTAATTCAAGAAAACTGA
- the aroE gene encoding shikimate dehydrogenase has product MQSLNKFNHTTQIVGVMGHPIRHSFSPLMHNISFEILDLNYIYLPFDVTITNLKTALKGMIALGIKGVNVTLPLKEKIGQYLNEISDEAGIVGSINTVVNENGSLHGYNTDVHGIIETLAPFKDEIVNQTVTVIGSGGAARSVLYALIKDFKPGKINIVNRTADKAESLKEYFISKMLFEEIHSYELLPPDLVGLFKDSKLIVNATSIGMTPAIDDAATTIAESFHKEQIVFDVVYTPLKTKLLEIAEGQGAIALNGLKMFIEQGAKSFELWTEKEMPKEKIYTAIKSYMQS; this is encoded by the coding sequence ATGCAATCATTAAACAAGTTTAATCATACAACTCAAATTGTAGGAGTGATGGGACATCCCATCAGGCATTCATTCTCTCCGTTAATGCATAATATCTCTTTTGAGATTCTGGATTTGAATTACATCTATCTTCCTTTCGATGTTACAATTACTAATTTAAAAACAGCCTTAAAAGGAATGATTGCACTTGGAATAAAAGGGGTTAACGTAACTCTTCCATTGAAAGAAAAAATCGGTCAATACCTAAATGAAATTTCAGACGAAGCCGGAATTGTTGGATCAATAAATACTGTGGTTAATGAAAACGGCAGCCTGCATGGATACAATACTGATGTACACGGAATAATTGAAACACTTGCTCCTTTTAAAGATGAGATAGTAAATCAAACAGTGACTGTAATAGGTTCAGGCGGTGCTGCGAGAAGTGTACTCTATGCGCTTATTAAAGATTTTAAACCTGGTAAAATTAATATTGTAAACCGAACTGCCGATAAAGCCGAGTCGTTAAAGGAATACTTTATTAGTAAAATGTTATTCGAGGAAATTCATTCCTACGAACTTCTTCCCCCGGATTTAGTAGGTTTATTCAAGGATTCGAAACTGATTGTTAATGCCACTTCGATTGGGATGACACCGGCCATTGATGATGCCGCAACTACAATTGCCGAATCATTTCACAAAGAACAAATTGTTTTTGACGTTGTTTATACCCCGCTTAAAACCAAATTGTTGGAAATAGCCGAAGGACAAGGTGCAATTGCTCTGAATGGTTTGAAAATGTTTATTGAGCAAGGTGCAAAATCTTTTGAACTTTGGACCGAAAAAGAAATGCCGAAAGAAAAAATTTATACAGCTATTAAATCTTATATGCAAAGCTAA
- a CDS encoding pyridoxal phosphate-dependent aminotransferase: protein MRMGELSVCKRIDKVGVSPTMRVAGEAKAMKARGEDVIDLSVGEPDFPTPQNIKDAAKRAIDEEHTKYTINSGSVELRKAIQQSLIRDYDIEYALDEIIVSNGAKQSVYNTIMATVHVDDEVIIPAPYWVSYPQMVTLAHGTPVIVETTEESGFKLTPKQLVESITPYTRAMILCNPSNPTGSAYTKDELQEIAEIMSKYHIFVIADEIYDKLVYDDFKFTSFPTLGEDTKRRTILINGVSKAYAMTGWRIGYTAAQKNVVDGINKLQSHSTSHASSISQQAAIEAFIGPQNAVEEMRKEFEKRRNYLHAELNKIDGITCNKPEGAFYLFPNISKLFHRKSNVYKIEHSFDFAMHLLKEAQIAVVPGSAFGAEGYLRVSYANSMENLERAVERFRKAVEMLS from the coding sequence ATGAGAATGGGTGAATTATCGGTTTGTAAAAGAATAGATAAAGTTGGTGTTTCCCCAACAATGCGTGTTGCCGGTGAAGCTAAAGCGATGAAAGCACGCGGTGAAGATGTAATCGATTTAAGTGTAGGTGAACCTGATTTTCCTACACCGCAAAATATTAAAGATGCTGCCAAACGTGCTATTGATGAAGAGCATACAAAGTATACTATAAATTCCGGTTCGGTTGAATTAAGAAAAGCAATTCAACAGAGTTTAATACGAGACTATGATATAGAATATGCCTTGGATGAAATAATCGTTTCGAACGGGGCGAAGCAAAGTGTTTACAATACAATTATGGCAACCGTTCATGTTGATGACGAAGTTATAATTCCGGCACCTTACTGGGTTTCATATCCTCAAATGGTTACTCTTGCTCACGGTACACCGGTAATTGTTGAAACTACGGAAGAATCCGGCTTTAAATTAACTCCCAAACAATTAGTCGAATCAATTACTCCATATACCAGAGCGATGATTTTATGTAATCCTTCAAATCCTACAGGTTCGGCTTATACGAAAGATGAACTTCAAGAGATTGCCGAAATAATGTCAAAGTATCACATTTTTGTTATCGCTGATGAGATATACGACAAACTTGTTTACGATGATTTTAAATTCACAAGCTTTCCAACTTTAGGTGAAGATACAAAGAGAAGGACAATATTGATAAACGGTGTTTCAAAAGCATATGCAATGACAGGCTGGCGAATAGGTTACACTGCCGCACAAAAAAATGTTGTTGACGGTATTAATAAATTACAAAGTCATTCGACTTCTCATGCTTCGTCAATATCACAGCAAGCAGCAATTGAAGCTTTTATAGGTCCGCAAAATGCCGTTGAAGAAATGAGAAAAGAGTTTGAGAAAAGAAGAAATTACTTACATGCGGAATTAAATAAGATTGACGGAATTACCTGTAATAAACCTGAAGGAGCATTTTATTTATTTCCTAATATCTCAAAATTGTTTCACCGCAAATCAAATGTTTATAAAATTGAGCATTCTTTTGATTTCGCTATGCATTTACTTAAAGAAGCTCAAATTGCCGTTGTTCCGGGAAGTGCATTCGGTGCGGAAGGTTATCTGAGAGTCTCCTACGCAAACTCGATGGAAAATCTTGAAAGGGCGGTTGAAAGATTTAGGAAAGCTGTTGAAATGTTAAGCTGA
- a CDS encoding Tex family protein: protein MNIVEKISKELQLKAEQIKTVFSLFDDGATVPFIARYRKEHTGGLDEEQLREIEDRRNYLILLEDRKNTVLNSIEEQGKLTPDLRNKILEAEKLRDVEDLYLPYKPKRKTRATIAIAKGLEPLADFILNNPHFKGNITDEAAKYINLEKEVTTAEEALQGAKDIIAERISENAEVRQLVRDYLLDNAKIISKKSNTKKEDLDKNKKDVYDIYHDFEIEIRKIKPYQVLAINRGEKEKFLKIVLSFDHPKITGEIYDKFFGTDENDFTELLNEVTIDSFDRLIFPSIERDVRSELTEKADLHAVEIFASNLRQLLLQPPFTNKMIMGIDPGYVSGCKVAVIDKTGKYLEGETIYPHPPQKRMDGAKKTIVDLIKRYKVELISIGNGTASRETEQMVAELIAENKLQCHYLITNEAGASVYSASKIAKDEFPDLDASQRGNISIARRVLDPLAELVKIDSKSIGVGLYQHDVDQKLLNKKLDDVVVSCVNYVGVDVNTASSSLLTYVSGLTKNTASKIVEYRDKNGKFINREQIKNVKGIGEKVFEQAIGFLKIPNGENPLDNTFIHPESYPAAEKLLEMTNISAKEINKKGSMLDLFVKQKSLSEIAKEVEVGLPTLEDIIENLKKPGRDPREEMPKPILRSDVLKIEDLQEGMKLTGTVRNVVDFGAFVDIGVKQDGLLHISQIANKFIKHPIEVLNVGDIIEVTIIGVDIPKGRISLSLIK, encoded by the coding sequence ATGAATATTGTCGAAAAAATTTCAAAAGAATTACAATTAAAAGCCGAACAAATTAAAACAGTATTTAGTCTTTTTGATGACGGTGCAACCGTTCCGTTTATTGCTCGGTACAGAAAAGAACATACCGGCGGTTTAGATGAAGAACAACTTAGAGAAATTGAAGATAGAAGAAATTATTTGATTCTATTAGAGGATAGAAAGAACACCGTCTTAAATAGTATCGAAGAACAAGGTAAACTTACTCCCGATTTAAGAAACAAAATTTTAGAAGCTGAAAAATTGAGAGATGTTGAAGATCTTTATCTTCCTTATAAACCAAAAAGAAAAACTCGTGCGACTATTGCGATTGCAAAAGGACTTGAACCCTTAGCCGACTTCATACTCAACAATCCTCATTTCAAAGGTAACATTACCGATGAAGCTGCGAAATACATAAACCTTGAAAAAGAAGTTACAACAGCAGAAGAGGCATTGCAAGGAGCAAAAGATATAATTGCCGAAAGAATTTCTGAAAATGCCGAAGTAAGACAATTAGTTAGAGATTATCTTTTAGATAACGCAAAAATTATTTCAAAGAAATCAAATACAAAGAAAGAAGATTTGGATAAAAACAAGAAGGATGTTTATGATATTTATCACGATTTCGAAATCGAAATTAGAAAAATAAAACCTTATCAAGTTCTTGCCATTAACAGAGGAGAAAAAGAAAAATTTCTTAAAATCGTGTTAAGTTTTGATCATCCTAAAATTACCGGGGAAATTTATGATAAATTTTTCGGGACTGACGAAAACGATTTTACAGAATTGCTCAATGAAGTTACAATAGATTCATTTGATAGATTAATCTTCCCGTCAATTGAGCGAGACGTTAGAAGTGAACTAACGGAAAAAGCCGATTTACATGCGGTTGAAATTTTCGCATCAAATCTTAGACAATTATTATTACAACCACCATTTACCAATAAAATGATAATGGGAATTGATCCGGGATATGTTTCGGGATGTAAAGTTGCCGTAATTGATAAAACAGGCAAGTATTTAGAAGGCGAAACAATTTATCCTCATCCGCCGCAAAAGAGGATGGATGGCGCAAAGAAAACAATTGTTGATCTGATTAAAAGATACAAAGTAGAGTTAATCTCAATCGGTAACGGAACCGCAAGTCGGGAAACGGAGCAAATGGTCGCCGAATTAATTGCGGAGAATAAATTACAATGTCACTATCTAATTACTAATGAAGCCGGAGCTTCGGTTTATTCTGCATCGAAAATTGCTAAAGATGAATTCCCCGATCTTGATGCATCTCAACGAGGAAACATATCGATTGCGAGAAGAGTTCTTGATCCGCTTGCTGAACTAGTAAAAATAGATTCAAAATCAATCGGTGTTGGCTTGTATCAACATGATGTAGATCAAAAATTACTCAACAAAAAATTGGATGACGTTGTTGTAAGCTGCGTAAACTATGTCGGCGTTGATGTAAATACGGCTTCATCTTCATTATTAACCTATGTATCCGGTTTGACAAAAAACACAGCAAGCAAAATTGTTGAGTACCGCGATAAAAATGGAAAGTTCATCAATCGTGAACAAATTAAAAATGTAAAAGGCATCGGTGAAAAAGTTTTTGAGCAGGCAATTGGATTTTTGAAAATTCCGAATGGTGAAAATCCATTGGATAACACTTTTATTCATCCCGAATCATATCCGGCAGCTGAAAAACTTTTAGAAATGACAAACATCAGTGCAAAAGAAATAAATAAAAAAGGTTCAATGCTCGATTTATTTGTCAAACAAAAAAGTTTATCTGAAATTGCAAAAGAAGTTGAAGTTGGATTACCGACTTTAGAAGACATTATAGAAAATTTAAAGAAACCCGGTCGTGACCCCCGCGAAGAAATGCCTAAACCAATTTTGCGCAGCGATGTTCTTAAAATCGAAGACCTTCAAGAAGGAATGAAATTAACCGGAACTGTTCGCAACGTTGTAGATTTCGGAGCCTTTGTTGATATTGGCGTAAAGCAAGATGGTTTACTTCACATTTCACAAATTGCAAACAAATTCATAAAGCACCCAATAGAAGTGCTAAATGTCGGGGATATTATTGAAGTAACAATTATTGGCGTTGATATTCCAAAAGGAAGAATTTCTTTGAGCTTGATTAAGTAG
- the trkA gene encoding Trk system potassium transporter TrkA codes for MKIIIAGAGEVGYHLAKQLSLDEHDITIIDIDGARLDRIGSNSDVLTIPGSSTSIEILKSAHVENTDLLVAVTSSEAVNVNTAILAKKLGAKRTIARVSNDEYISADFKDMFKNLGVDNLIYPEDLAAIELVKLIERAAATDVIEFENGLLTLIGLKLDKNAKVIHKTMRETASEYHSLNYRIVAIHRGMRTLIPSGNDIFLPNDQIFVITNPGGQDKILELAGKDKTKIENLMILGGGKIGRKAARLLEDEINIKIIEKGKDRSVELADHLQKALVIQGDGRDLDLLAQEGIIDMDAFIAVTNDAETNIITCLMAKHLGVSKTVALVDNVDYVPLTQTIGLDALINKKLITASNISRFIRKSNILTLASLQGIDAEVLEFIARDNSKVTTAPVKNLKFPKNAIIGGYVRDGEGFITVGDSQLQPGDKVVVIALPSDISKVEKYFQ; via the coding sequence ATGAAGATAATTATTGCAGGTGCAGGAGAAGTTGGTTATCATTTAGCGAAACAGCTTTCTCTTGATGAACACGATATAACAATCATTGATATTGATGGGGCAAGACTCGATAGAATCGGTTCAAACTCCGATGTACTTACAATTCCGGGTTCATCAACCTCCATTGAAATCTTAAAATCCGCTCATGTTGAAAATACCGATCTCCTTGTGGCAGTGACTTCAAGCGAAGCAGTTAATGTTAACACAGCCATCCTTGCCAAAAAATTAGGCGCAAAGCGAACAATTGCAAGAGTTTCGAATGACGAGTATATCTCAGCCGATTTCAAGGATATGTTCAAAAATCTTGGTGTAGATAATTTAATTTATCCCGAAGATTTAGCCGCAATTGAATTAGTAAAATTGATTGAACGTGCAGCGGCTACCGATGTTATTGAATTTGAAAATGGATTACTAACCTTAATCGGTTTAAAACTTGATAAGAATGCAAAAGTTATTCATAAGACCATGCGCGAAACAGCTTCGGAGTATCATTCATTAAACTATAGAATTGTAGCTATTCATAGAGGTATGCGTACATTAATTCCTTCCGGTAATGATATCTTTCTTCCTAACGATCAAATTTTTGTAATTACAAATCCGGGCGGACAAGATAAAATCTTAGAACTCGCCGGTAAGGATAAAACTAAGATTGAAAATTTAATGATACTTGGGGGCGGTAAAATCGGTCGTAAAGCCGCGAGACTTTTAGAAGATGAAATAAATATCAAAATAATAGAAAAAGGAAAAGATAGATCTGTTGAACTAGCCGATCATCTTCAGAAAGCTTTGGTAATTCAAGGAGACGGACGAGATCTTGATTTACTTGCTCAAGAAGGTATAATTGATATGGATGCTTTTATTGCTGTTACAAATGATGCAGAAACAAATATCATAACTTGTCTAATGGCAAAACATCTCGGCGTTTCCAAAACTGTTGCTCTGGTTGACAATGTTGATTATGTCCCTTTAACACAAACTATAGGTCTTGATGCACTTATCAATAAAAAATTAATTACCGCAAGTAATATTTCACGTTTTATTCGAAAATCAAATATTCTGACCTTGGCATCTCTGCAAGGAATTGATGCGGAAGTTTTAGAATTTATTGCACGAGATAATTCAAAAGTGACAACTGCCCCGGTTAAGAATCTTAAATTTCCTAAAAATGCTATCATTGGCGGATATGTAAGAGATGGCGAAGGGTTCATAACTGTAGGAGATTCACAACTTCAACCCGGTGATAAAGTTGTAGTTATTGCTCTTCCAAGCGATATAAGTAAAGTTGAAAAATATTTTCAATAA
- a CDS encoding TrkH family potassium uptake protein: MLNIKIILNFIGFVLILNGLFMMLGIPFSIYYGANDILILIACGLGTSFIGLMLVLATRDHKKEIYKRDGYIMVSLTWIMMALFGAIPFVVHGAIPSYTDAFFETMSGFTTTGASILNNIEELPHGLLFWRSMTQWLGGMGVIVLSIAILPMLGIGGMQLFVAEVPGPTKDKIHPRVRETAKRLWGIYVLFTLVQTGLLLLGGMNLFDAVNHSFTTMATGGFSTKQASIAAYDSPFIHYVMIIFMFIAGTNFTLHYHLLHKNFKVFTQNDEFKFYLKLIGTVTLVVIAGLFISQYSGVEKTFRDALFQTVSIITTTGYVTADYELWGPFFQVLFFLLLFTGGSAGSTGGGIKMVRHFVLIKNSFSELKRLIHPRAVIPVRFNKGTIASDIISNVLAFFLFYIFIFILGTLVMSLIGMDFLSAIGASATSLGNVGPGIGTVGPTLNFANVPEIGKWVLSFLMLMGRLELFTVLIIFSPAFWQK, from the coding sequence ATGCTAAACATTAAAATCATCTTAAATTTTATCGGCTTTGTTTTAATTCTCAACGGATTATTCATGATGTTGGGAATTCCCTTCTCAATTTACTACGGTGCTAATGATATCCTAATTCTTATTGCGTGTGGATTAGGTACATCGTTTATCGGATTGATGCTTGTCTTAGCAACTCGTGATCATAAAAAGGAAATCTACAAACGGGATGGTTACATAATGGTCTCGCTAACATGGATTATGATGGCTTTGTTCGGTGCAATACCCTTTGTAGTTCATGGCGCAATTCCTTCTTATACCGATGCTTTCTTTGAAACCATGTCGGGATTTACAACAACTGGTGCATCCATATTAAATAATATTGAAGAACTTCCACACGGACTTTTATTTTGGCGAAGCATGACTCAATGGTTAGGTGGTATGGGCGTGATAGTATTATCAATTGCAATACTCCCAATGTTGGGCATTGGAGGAATGCAGTTATTTGTTGCAGAGGTTCCGGGTCCAACAAAAGATAAAATTCATCCACGAGTTAGAGAAACAGCCAAAAGATTATGGGGAATTTATGTTTTATTTACATTGGTACAAACCGGTTTACTTTTACTAGGCGGAATGAACTTGTTTGATGCAGTAAATCATTCCTTCACAACAATGGCAACGGGCGGATTTTCAACTAAGCAAGCAAGTATTGCTGCTTATGATTCTCCTTTTATTCATTATGTTATGATAATTTTTATGTTCATTGCGGGAACAAATTTTACTCTTCACTATCATCTTCTGCACAAGAATTTTAAAGTATTTACACAGAATGACGAATTTAAATTCTACTTAAAACTAATAGGTACAGTAACATTAGTTGTAATTGCCGGATTATTTATTTCACAATATTCTGGTGTAGAAAAAACTTTTCGCGATGCATTATTTCAAACAGTTTCTATTATAACCACAACCGGATATGTTACCGCTGATTACGAATTGTGGGGTCCGTTTTTCCAAGTATTATTCTTTTTACTATTATTTACAGGCGGAAGTGCCGGTTCCACAGGCGGCGGTATTAAGATGGTTCGTCATTTTGTTTTAATTAAAAACAGCTTTAGCGAACTTAAGAGATTGATTCATCCGCGTGCTGTAATTCCGGTCAGGTTTAATAAAGGCACAATTGCTTCCGATATTATTTCAAATGTTCTGGCATTTTTTCTTTTCTATATTTTTATTTTTATTCTCGGAACATTGGTAATGTCTTTGATCGGGATGGATTTTTTAAGTGCAATCGGTGCTTCGGCAACATCTCTTGGTAATGTTGGTCCCGGTATCGGAACTGTCGGACCTACACTTAATTTTGCGAATGTACCTGAAATCGGCAAGTGGGTTTTATCCTTCTTGATGCTGATGGGAAGACTTGAATTGTTTACAGTACTAATAATTTTCTCACCGGCTTTTTGGCAGAAGTAG
- a CDS encoding YbaN family protein — protein sequence MSDKIQIHSNRLVRWLLITAGWFFVTLGVIGLFLPVMPTTIFLIIAAACFARSSDKFYNWLLNNKQFGKLIRDYREHRGMPLRAKFIAIIMLNLFIGYSAIFAVELVWVKILLLVIAIGVTTYIISIKTLRPNQIQEEFQES from the coding sequence ATGTCGGATAAAATACAAATTCATTCTAATAGATTGGTTAGATGGTTATTGATTACCGCGGGATGGTTTTTTGTAACCCTTGGTGTAATTGGATTATTTCTGCCGGTTATGCCAACAACAATTTTTCTAATTATAGCTGCAGCGTGTTTTGCCAGAAGTTCAGATAAGTTTTACAACTGGTTGTTGAACAACAAACAATTCGGCAAATTAATAAGAGATTATCGTGAACACCGAGGTATGCCGCTGAGAGCAAAGTTTATTGCAATAATTATGTTGAATTTATTTATCGGTTACTCCGCAATTTTTGCCGTTGAATTAGTTTGGGTAAAAATACTTTTACTAGTCATAGCAATCGGTGTGACGACATACATAATCTCAATAAAAACTCTTCGACCAAATCAGATACAGGAAGAATTTCAAGAAAGTTAA